A window of the Candidatus Zixiibacteriota bacterium genome harbors these coding sequences:
- the rpmA gene encoding 50S ribosomal protein L27, whose translation MAHKKGVGSSKNGRDSNAQRRGTKVYGGQAVSAGSIIVRQCGTPIKPGINVGLGKDHTLFAKVTGVVTYERVGKTGKRVSVYE comes from the coding sequence ATGGCACACAAAAAAGGCGTAGGCTCATCGAAGAATGGCCGTGACTCAAACGCCCAACGACGCGGGACAAAAGTATACGGCGGCCAGGCGGTATCTGCCGGTTCAATTATAGTCAGACAGTGCGGCACTCCCATCAAGCCGGGAATCAATGTCGGACTTGGCAAAGACCATACACTGTTCGCCAAAGTGACCGGTGTGGTCACCTATGAGCGTGTTGGCAAAACTGGCAAACGGGTCTCGGTCTACGAGTAA